Proteins co-encoded in one Ziziphus jujuba cultivar Dongzao chromosome 9, ASM3175591v1 genomic window:
- the LOC107427653 gene encoding 2-methylpropanoate--CoA ligase CCL4: MQALKPTAPSSSPLTPLGFLERAATVHGDCPSIVYDTTTYTWSQTHLRCLRVASSIQSLGIKKDHVVSVLAPNIPAMYELHFAALMSGAILNNINLRLDPRTVSILLRHSESKLVFVDQLSQSLIHEALSLFPPGSPIPRLVLIDDDTDEASSSSSLSESPAVDFVCSYEELVESGVPGFEWVRPTSEWDPAVLNYTSGTTSSPKGVVHCHRGLFLITADSLIDWAVPKQPVYLWTLPMFHANGWSFPWGMAAVGGTNICLRKFDAAIIHRLIRAHNVTHMCGAPVVLNMLSNSPDNEPLRNPVNIRTAGAPPPAAVLHRTESLGFVVSHGYGLTETAGLVVSCAWKREWNRLPASERARLKARQGVRVAGTTQIDVLDPNTGKSVKRDGSTLGEIVLRGGCMMLGYLKDPVGTAKCMKDGWFFTGDMAVMHPDGYLEIKDRSKDVIISGGENLSSVEVESVLYMHPAIKEAAVVARPDDFWGETPCAFVSLKERIRENKPSEKEITEFCREKLPHYMVPKTVVFKEDLPKTSTGKIQKFILRETAKSLGSTGTRRGRI, translated from the coding sequence ATGCAAGCTCTAAAACCGACAGCTCCAAGTTCATCTCCTTTAACACCACTTGGCTTCCTTGAAAGAGCCGCTACCGTCCATGGAGATTGCCCTTCTATCGTCTACGACACCACCACCTACACCTGGTCTCAGACCCACCTCAGATGCCTCCGCGTGGCATCCTCCATTCAATCTCTCGGCATCAAGAAGGACCACGTGGTCTCCGTCCTCGCCCCCAACATCCCCGCCATGTACGAGCTCCACTTCGCTGCTCTCATGTCCGGTGCTATCCTCAACAACATCAACCTCCGTCTGGACCCACGTACGGTCTCCATACTCCTGCGTCACAGCGAATCCAAGCTCGTCTTCGTGGACCAGCTCTCTCAGTCTCTCATCCACGAAGCCCTCTCTTTGTTCCCGCCTGGAAGTCCAATCCCACGTCTCGTCCTCATAGACGATGATACTGATGAGGCTTCgtcttcatcatcattatctGAATCACCAGCCGTTGACTTTGTTTGTAGTTACGAGGAATTGGTGGAGAGTGGTGTTCCTGGGTTTGAGTGGGTCCGACCCACGAGCGAGTGGGATCCTGCAGTACTGAATTACACGTCTGGGACGACTTCGTCTCCAAAAGGTGTGGTTCACTGTCACAGAGGGCTTTTCCTCATCACTGCTGATTCTCTGATAGATTGGGCTGTACCGAAACAGCCCGTATATCTGTGGACCTTACCGATGTTCCACGCAAACGGCTGGAGTTTCCCGTGGGGTATGGCAGCTGTTGGAGGGACCAATATCTGTCTCCGCAAATTCGATGCGGCGATCATCCACCGTCTGATCAGGGCCCACAATGTGACCCATATGTGCGGTGCACCTGTGGTGCTTAACATGCTATCCAATTCCCCGGACAACGAACCTCTTAGAAACCCCGTTAACATCCGCACCGCCGGAGCTCCACCACCTGCGGCGGTGCTCCACCGTACAGAGTCTCTGGGTTTCGTGGTGAGCCACGGCTACGGGCTAACCGAAACGGCGGGGCTGGTCGTGTCGTGCGCGTGGAAACGCGAGTGGAACCGATTGCCGGCGTCGGAGAGAGCGAGGTTGAAGGCGAGGCAAGGGGTGAGGGTAGCCGGTACGACCCAGATCGACGTGTTGGATCCGAACACGGGTAAAAGCGTGAAGCGGGACGGTTCGACATTGGGTGAAATAGTATTGAGAGGAGGGTGTATGATGCTGGGTTACCTGAAAGACCCCGTCGGAACAGCGAAGTGCATGAAGGACGGCTGGTTTTTCACCGGAGATATGGCGGTGATGCATCCGGACGGGTATTTGGAGATAAAAGACCGATCGAAGGACGTGATCATCAGCGGAGGAGAGAATCTGAGCAGCGTGGAAGTTGAATCGGTGCTGTATATGCACCCGGCGATTAAAGAAGCAGCGGTGGTGGCTCGGCCGGACGATTTCTGGGGAGAGACGCCGTGTGCGTTCGTGAGCTTGAAGGAAAGGATCCGAGAAAACAAACCCAGTGAGAAAGAGATAACGGAATTTTGCAGAGAGAAATTGCCGCACTATATGGTGCCCAAAACTGTGGTGTTTAAGGAGGATCTTCCGAAGACCTCCACCGGAAAGATCCAGAAGTTTATTCTCAGAGAAACCGCAAAATCCCTGGGCTCCACGGGAACCAGACGGGGTCGGATATAG